In a genomic window of Virgibacillus sp. SK37:
- a CDS encoding PspA/IM30 family protein has translation MASIFTRIKDSITTDLHHLMDQKEQKNPIAALNHYLRQSEQEKEKVRKLVDRQYKLKEEFTKEYIQANDMADKRLKQASIAEKAGEQQMYDFAIKEHEEYQLRADRMKASYEEAAQQLETLEQKYEEMKHKLKDMHLRRMELMGRENIAKANYQMNKVVDASADKPFSKFAEMEGYIEGLEYKVNSAYYRTTFDSKIAKLEKELEGKGEKEKESVE, from the coding sequence ATGGCTTCGATATTTACACGAATAAAAGACTCTATTACTACAGATCTTCATCATTTGATGGATCAAAAAGAACAAAAGAACCCTATTGCAGCATTAAACCACTATTTAAGACAAAGTGAACAAGAAAAGGAAAAAGTAAGGAAATTGGTTGATCGACAATATAAATTAAAGGAGGAATTTACTAAAGAATACATTCAAGCAAACGATATGGCAGACAAGCGACTAAAACAAGCTAGTATTGCTGAAAAAGCAGGAGAGCAACAAATGTATGATTTTGCAATAAAAGAGCATGAAGAATATCAATTGCGAGCGGATAGAATGAAAGCATCGTATGAAGAAGCAGCACAGCAATTGGAAACATTAGAACAAAAATATGAAGAAATGAAGCATAAATTAAAAGATATGCATTTACGACGTATGGAGTTAATGGGGCGGGAAAATATTGCAAAAGCTAATTATCAAATGAACAAAGTTGTGGATGCCTCTGCAGACAAACCATTCTCAAAATTTGCCGAAATGGAAGGTTATATTGAAGGTCTGGAATATAAAGTAAATAGTGCATATTACCGTACTACCTTTGATAGCAAGATAGCAAAGTTAGAAAAAGAATTGGAAGGCAAGGGAGAAAAGGAAAAAGAATCTGTGGAGTAA
- a CDS encoding response regulator transcription factor — translation MINVLFADDHEMVRIGVSAYLSAQKDINVTAEADDGGEAVRLALKLKPDIILMDLVMKEMDGIEATRQIIQQWPEAKIIIVTSFLDDDKVYPALEAGAASYMLKTSKASEIAEAIRATYQGQSILEPEVTGKIMNRMRSKNDEYLHNQLTDRETEILLLIAQGKSNQEIADELFIAVKTVKVHVSNILGKLQVQDRTQAVIYAFNNNLV, via the coding sequence ATGATTAATGTCTTATTTGCCGATGACCATGAAATGGTACGAATCGGTGTATCGGCATATTTGTCTGCACAGAAAGATATAAATGTAACTGCCGAAGCGGATGATGGAGGAGAGGCTGTCAGATTAGCTTTGAAATTAAAACCTGATATTATTTTGATGGATCTTGTGATGAAGGAAATGGATGGAATAGAAGCAACTAGACAGATTATTCAGCAATGGCCGGAAGCAAAAATCATCATTGTAACAAGCTTTCTTGATGATGATAAGGTATATCCTGCCTTGGAGGCAGGTGCTGCAAGTTACATGTTGAAAACTTCTAAAGCAAGTGAAATAGCTGAGGCGATTCGCGCTACCTATCAAGGTCAGTCTATATTGGAACCCGAAGTGACTGGAAAGATTATGAACCGAATGCGGTCAAAGAATGATGAATACCTTCATAATCAGTTGACAGATAGGGAAACAGAAATTTTATTACTAATCGCACAGGGGAAGTCCAACCAGGAAATAGCAGATGAATTATTTATAGCGGTAAAAACTGTAAAGGTACATGTAAGTAATATATTGGGAAAACTACAAGTACAGGACCGAACCCAGGCGGTTATTTATGCATTTAACAATAATTTGGTTTGA
- the aceA gene encoding isocitrate lyase has product MVNNRAEVLRKEWDNELRWVGVERPYDAEDVIRLRGSLDMEYTLAAKGAEKLWDLINKEPYINALGALTGNQAVQQVKAGLKAIYLSGWQVAADANMAGQMYPDQSLYPVNSVPNVVKRINQALQRADQIHYAEGDHSIEWFAPIVADAEAGFGGQLNVFELMKAMIEAGASGVHFEDQLSSEKKCGHLGGKVLLPTQTSVRNLISARFAADVMGTPTVIIARTDANAANLITSDIDPYDAEFITGERTPEGFYKTKAGLEQAIARGLAYAPYADLIWCETSEPNLEEAQRFAEAIHEKYPNKLLAYNCSPSFNWKKKLSDGEIAEFQKELGKMGYKFQFVTLAGFHALNYSMFDLARKYKDRGMAAYSELQQAEFASENYGYSATRHQREVGTGYFDEVAQVISGGTSSTAALKGSTEEEQFTN; this is encoded by the coding sequence ATGGTTAATAATCGTGCAGAAGTATTAAGAAAAGAGTGGGATAATGAGTTGCGTTGGGTGGGGGTAGAAAGACCTTATGATGCGGAAGATGTTATTCGTCTACGTGGATCACTTGATATGGAGTATACACTTGCAGCCAAGGGGGCTGAAAAACTTTGGGATCTAATTAATAAAGAACCTTATATTAATGCATTAGGTGCCCTGACGGGGAATCAGGCAGTTCAGCAAGTAAAAGCAGGGTTAAAGGCAATTTATCTGAGTGGTTGGCAAGTAGCAGCAGATGCCAACATGGCTGGCCAAATGTACCCTGATCAAAGCTTGTATCCGGTAAATAGTGTACCTAATGTAGTGAAACGTATTAATCAGGCATTACAGCGTGCTGATCAAATACATTATGCAGAAGGAGATCATTCCATTGAATGGTTTGCTCCAATTGTAGCAGATGCTGAAGCAGGATTCGGAGGGCAATTAAATGTATTTGAATTAATGAAAGCTATGATAGAAGCTGGTGCTTCAGGAGTCCATTTTGAAGACCAGTTGTCCTCCGAAAAAAAGTGCGGACATTTAGGAGGGAAAGTTCTTTTACCTACTCAAACTTCTGTAAGAAATTTAATATCAGCACGGTTTGCAGCCGATGTAATGGGGACACCAACCGTTATTATAGCTAGAACGGATGCGAATGCTGCTAATTTAATTACAAGTGACATAGACCCTTATGACGCAGAATTTATTACAGGCGAACGTACACCGGAAGGATTCTACAAAACGAAAGCAGGTTTGGAGCAAGCAATTGCAAGGGGATTAGCCTATGCTCCATATGCCGATCTTATCTGGTGTGAAACTTCAGAGCCTAATTTAGAGGAGGCGCAAAGATTCGCAGAAGCCATTCATGAAAAATACCCAAATAAACTACTAGCATACAATTGCTCACCATCGTTTAATTGGAAGAAAAAATTGTCGGATGGTGAAATAGCTGAATTTCAAAAAGAATTAGGGAAAATGGGCTATAAATTCCAGTTTGTTACATTAGCAGGCTTCCATGCACTCAATTATAGTATGTTTGACCTAGCTAGAAAGTACAAAGATAGAGGAATGGCCGCATATTCTGAATTACAACAAGCAGAATTTGCAAGTGAAAATTACGGATATAGCGCTACAAGACATCAGAGGGAAGTTGGTACAGGTTATTTTGATGAAGTAGCTCAAGTGATATCAGGCGGGACTTCTTCCACTGCAGCCTTAAAGGGATCTACAGAAGAAGAGCAATTTACTAACTAA
- a CDS encoding hemolysin III family protein → MNNIIREPINSLTHLFGAILSIIGLIAMIWKASTETGTIISIVAVTIFGISMTLLYAASATYHMVIAKDHVIAFLRRVDHSMIFVLIAGTYTPLCLISLNGITGWILFSIISVIALLGVTFKLIWFHAPRWLSTALYIAMGWIVVFFSSSLAPIIGTNGMMLLIIGGIIYTVGGLIYWLKPEFLSFKHFGFHEIFHLFILAGSLFHFLCVYLYVL, encoded by the coding sequence ATGAACAATATTATCCGGGAACCAATTAATTCACTAACACACTTGTTTGGAGCTATTCTTTCCATTATCGGCTTGATCGCAATGATATGGAAGGCTTCAACAGAGACAGGTACGATTATTTCTATCGTTGCTGTTACTATTTTTGGTATAAGTATGACACTGTTATATGCGGCTTCAGCAACCTACCATATGGTTATTGCCAAAGATCATGTAATTGCTTTCTTAAGACGAGTAGATCATTCCATGATTTTTGTACTGATTGCTGGAACATACACTCCATTATGTTTAATCAGCCTAAATGGGATTACTGGTTGGATACTATTTTCAATAATTAGCGTTATTGCACTCTTGGGTGTAACATTTAAATTAATTTGGTTCCATGCACCTAGATGGTTATCCACAGCACTTTATATTGCTATGGGGTGGATTGTCGTCTTCTTTAGTTCTTCGCTTGCACCAATTATTGGTACAAATGGAATGATGTTATTAATAATTGGAGGAATTATTTATACTGTCGGTGGATTAATTTATTGGCTAAAACCAGAGTTTCTATCTTTTAAGCATTTTGGTTTTCATGAAATTTTTCACTTATTTATCTTGGCAGGCAGTCTGTTTCATTTCCTCTGTGTCTATTTGTATGTACTATAA
- the aceB gene encoding malate synthase A, translating into MLMKSEALTIIPEKKYEAILDPMAMEFIEKLHMHFNERRINLLKIRAQLQEKMNQGKKPDFLSETIEIRNSNWTIDPIPKDLKDRRVEITGPVDRKMIINALNSGATGFMADFEDATSPTWENVMDGQQNLKDAIRRKIDFQSEKGKHYKLNDETAVLIVRPRGWHMDEENITFQGKPVSASLVDFGLYFYHNAKELLSRGTGPYFYLPKIENHLEARLWNDIFVFSQNELGIPQGTIKATVLIETITAAFEMDEILYELKEHSAGLNCGRWDYIFSFIKKFHQDPEILLPDRSVVTMEVPFMRAYSLLAIQTCHKRNAPAMGGMAAHIPVKNDEKANELAYDKVRADKQREVNDGHDGTWVAHPGMVQLVKEVFNKRMPTPNQIFRKREDVQVTQTDLLEAPKGEITEAGLRTNINVGIQYIAAWFMGRGAVPINNLMEDAATAEISRAQVWQWIRHPKGKLNNGENISKELVEKMMKEELVKIKNQVGEDVYKNNKFDQAAELFNKLINQDEFAEFLTLPAYKQLLKGGNK; encoded by the coding sequence ATGTTAATGAAAAGTGAAGCATTAACGATTATTCCTGAGAAAAAATATGAAGCAATTTTGGATCCTATGGCTATGGAATTCATTGAAAAGCTACACATGCATTTTAATGAGAGAAGGATTAATTTACTAAAAATAAGGGCCCAATTACAAGAAAAGATGAACCAAGGAAAGAAGCCTGATTTTCTTTCTGAAACGATAGAGATACGTAATAGTAATTGGACCATTGATCCTATCCCAAAAGATTTGAAGGATAGAAGAGTAGAAATAACTGGGCCTGTTGATCGAAAAATGATCATTAATGCATTAAATTCAGGAGCAACTGGGTTTATGGCTGATTTTGAGGATGCTACTTCTCCTACATGGGAAAACGTTATGGATGGGCAACAAAATTTAAAGGATGCTATTCGAAGGAAAATTGACTTTCAATCAGAGAAAGGAAAGCACTATAAATTGAATGATGAAACAGCTGTGCTTATTGTAAGACCGCGAGGGTGGCATATGGATGAAGAAAACATCACCTTTCAAGGTAAACCTGTTTCTGCAAGCCTCGTTGATTTCGGACTTTATTTTTATCATAATGCGAAAGAATTATTAAGTAGGGGAACAGGACCATATTTTTATCTGCCTAAGATTGAGAACCATCTTGAAGCACGACTATGGAATGATATTTTTGTATTCTCGCAAAATGAACTTGGTATTCCTCAGGGAACTATTAAAGCAACTGTGTTAATTGAAACCATAACCGCTGCTTTTGAAATGGATGAGATATTGTATGAGTTAAAAGAGCACTCAGCAGGATTGAATTGCGGACGTTGGGATTATATTTTTAGTTTCATAAAGAAATTTCATCAGGATCCTGAAATACTTTTACCTGATCGCTCGGTAGTGACAATGGAGGTTCCCTTTATGAGGGCTTATTCTTTATTGGCAATCCAAACTTGCCATAAACGAAATGCTCCTGCAATGGGGGGGATGGCTGCACATATACCGGTTAAAAATGATGAAAAGGCGAATGAACTTGCCTATGATAAAGTACGGGCAGATAAACAACGCGAAGTAAATGACGGCCATGACGGAACATGGGTTGCTCATCCCGGAATGGTACAGTTGGTCAAAGAAGTTTTTAATAAACGAATGCCGACGCCAAATCAAATTTTTAGAAAAAGAGAGGATGTTCAAGTAACACAAACAGATTTATTGGAAGCACCAAAAGGAGAGATCACGGAAGCAGGGCTTCGAACGAATATTAACGTGGGAATTCAATATATAGCAGCATGGTTTATGGGGAGAGGAGCAGTTCCCATTAATAATTTAATGGAGGATGCTGCAACGGCAGAAATTTCACGTGCACAGGTTTGGCAATGGATCCGCCATCCAAAAGGGAAATTGAATAATGGGGAAAATATTTCTAAAGAACTGGTAGAAAAAATGATGAAGGAAGAATTAGTTAAAATTAAAAATCAAGTTGGTGAAGATGTTTATAAAAATAACAAGTTTGATCAGGCTGCAGAGCTATTTAATAAGTTAATCAACCAGGATGAATTTGCTGAATTTCTTACATTGCCTGCATATAAGCAATTATTAAAAGGGGGAAATAAATAA
- a CDS encoding sensor histidine kinase — protein MNTIIRHIFTAVLLGFILSFIVTVVTLLVFVDNWTMIAEKKVGEVNYLVIVFGIPIVGGAIIGIITGTYWQQRVRHIEKQMDELLKGRKVKATQEFKEIKNIERFLIQIQEKIRDQTEVAQRLATDRATEREKSLQEVVVQERNRLARELHDSVSQQLFAASMMMSAINEENTYTPIKKQLQLVENMIQQSQMEMRALLLHLRPVALKGKSLHEGIKELLLELTEKVPMKINWKIEAFPVDKGVEDQLFRIVQESVSNTLRHSKATDLEVMLMERDETVILRVVDNGIGFNIDTVKTNSYGLQNMRERAFEIGGSFKIISIPGEGTRMEIKVPNLSLEEEHHD, from the coding sequence ATGAATACAATCATTCGTCATATCTTCACTGCTGTACTACTTGGATTTATCTTGTCTTTTATTGTGACTGTTGTTACCTTACTCGTTTTTGTGGATAATTGGACGATGATAGCCGAGAAAAAAGTAGGGGAAGTCAATTATCTTGTCATTGTGTTTGGTATACCAATTGTTGGTGGTGCGATTATTGGAATAATTACAGGTACATATTGGCAACAACGGGTTCGCCATATTGAAAAACAAATGGATGAGTTATTGAAAGGTAGAAAGGTAAAAGCTACGCAAGAATTTAAAGAGATAAAGAATATAGAACGTTTTTTAATACAGATTCAAGAAAAAATTCGAGATCAAACAGAAGTTGCTCAGCGTTTGGCAACTGACCGGGCAACAGAGCGCGAGAAAAGTTTGCAGGAAGTAGTAGTCCAGGAAAGGAACAGGCTTGCAAGGGAATTGCATGACTCCGTCAGTCAACAGTTGTTTGCAGCCTCCATGATGATGTCTGCGATTAATGAGGAGAATACTTATACACCAATAAAAAAACAACTCCAACTAGTTGAAAATATGATTCAACAATCTCAAATGGAGATGCGCGCTTTATTACTTCATTTACGACCAGTAGCATTAAAAGGTAAGTCTTTACACGAGGGGATTAAGGAGTTACTACTCGAACTAACCGAAAAAGTACCGATGAAGATCAACTGGAAAATTGAAGCATTTCCTGTAGATAAGGGTGTTGAAGACCAACTTTTTCGCATTGTGCAGGAATCGGTTTCGAATACCTTAAGACATTCGAAAGCTACTGATCTTGAGGTAATGCTTATGGAAAGAGATGAGACAGTTATTCTTCGGGTGGTCGATAATGGAATTGGTTTTAACATAGATACCGTTAAAACGAATTCATATGGGTTACAGAATATGCGGGAAAGAGCTTTTGAAATTGGCGGCTCATTTAAAATAATAAGTATACCAGGAGAGGGAACTAGAATGGAGATAAAAGTTCCTAACTTAAGCTTGGAGGAGGAACACCATGATTAA
- the liaF gene encoding cell wall-active antibiotics response protein LiaF — protein sequence MFKHLNTNTLNWILIIGVVLFIIELTFFHGGMIASALFCSLFIYIGWKNFLQLWGKIFFWFGIAGAAFSILNMLAVRFLIIAAIILFIMNYSKSKKNAEVTYPTILPNQKEDIAGSAVLKVEPLFDNSFFKGDKTDDAAYQWRDINIHGIMGDRVIDFSNTVLPNDTAVISIRHLVGNIEIYVPYDIEVSILHSSFFGRAQILDQYHTKLMNQSLIYKTEKYDESQARVKIITSVFSGDIEVKRI from the coding sequence ATGTTTAAGCATTTGAATACAAATACACTTAATTGGATATTAATCATTGGGGTGGTCCTTTTCATTATTGAGCTAACCTTTTTTCATGGTGGAATGATCGCATCTGCTTTATTTTGTTCATTATTTATCTATATTGGGTGGAAAAACTTCCTCCAACTATGGGGGAAAATATTTTTTTGGTTTGGTATAGCAGGAGCTGCATTTTCTATTTTAAATATGCTTGCTGTCCGCTTTCTGATCATTGCTGCTATTATCTTATTTATAATGAATTATTCTAAATCAAAAAAAAATGCAGAAGTAACCTATCCTACTATACTACCAAATCAAAAAGAAGATATTGCCGGTTCTGCTGTACTAAAGGTAGAGCCGCTATTTGATAACTCGTTTTTTAAAGGAGACAAAACAGACGATGCAGCTTACCAATGGAGAGATATAAATATCCATGGAATAATGGGGGATAGAGTGATTGACTTTAGTAATACTGTTCTTCCTAATGACACAGCTGTTATATCCATTCGTCACCTGGTTGGTAATATAGAGATCTATGTGCCTTATGATATAGAAGTGAGTATCCTTCATAGCTCTTTCTTTGGCCGCGCCCAAATTTTAGATCAGTACCATACAAAACTAATGAATCAGTCATTAATATACAAGACAGAAAAGTATGATGAATCTCAAGCACGCGTGAAGATAATCACTTCCGTTTTCTCCGGAGATATTGAGGTGAAGCGAATATGA
- a CDS encoding MFS transporter — protein sequence MKYRNKAVVASTAGLTLEGMDIMFISFAMSMIITNFNIDLATGGLISSITNIGMLAGGAIFGILADKYGRVRVFTYTIILFAIGTFLTGLATSIEQIYVFRFIAGLGAGGEYGIGMALVAEAWPKNKQGRASSYVSIGAQYGVILAALLSAIILPTLGWRALFFIGILPVIFAFIVRRNLDESPEWVAAQKEKQKDKTKEEKGKLIQLVNNPRTAFTTIALALMATVQIAGYNGLMIWLPSMLQQSQGLSVSSSAIWTISTAVGMILGMLTFGQFMDRFGTKTAYGIFLLASAAAVFIYSYAHGAAAVLIGGAIVGFFSNGMFAGYGALISNYYPIHIRSTATNTIFNFGRAVGGLSPILVGFILQHFDMTVAMTYLALLYCISFVAMLSLQQKNKKKELEIKTA from the coding sequence ATGAAATATCGTAATAAGGCAGTAGTTGCTTCAACAGCAGGTTTAACTTTAGAAGGAATGGACATTATGTTTATTTCTTTCGCTATGTCAATGATCATTACAAACTTTAATATTGACCTGGCAACAGGAGGACTCATATCTTCCATTACAAATATAGGTATGCTGGCCGGAGGAGCGATTTTCGGTATACTTGCCGATAAATATGGTAGAGTAAGAGTTTTTACGTACACCATTATTTTATTTGCTATAGGAACATTTTTGACTGGATTGGCAACAAGTATCGAACAAATTTATGTTTTTCGCTTTATAGCTGGACTGGGAGCTGGCGGTGAGTATGGAATTGGAATGGCACTAGTAGCGGAGGCTTGGCCAAAAAATAAACAGGGTAGAGCATCTTCCTATGTAAGTATTGGCGCACAATATGGAGTTATACTAGCAGCTTTATTAAGTGCAATCATTCTTCCTACACTTGGATGGAGAGCGTTATTCTTTATTGGTATTTTACCTGTCATTTTTGCTTTTATAGTAAGACGCAACCTTGATGAATCTCCAGAATGGGTTGCTGCCCAAAAAGAAAAACAAAAGGATAAAACAAAAGAAGAAAAAGGAAAACTTATCCAATTGGTAAATAATCCAAGAACAGCTTTTACTACGATAGCTTTAGCATTAATGGCAACAGTTCAGATTGCTGGTTATAATGGGTTAATGATTTGGCTGCCATCCATGCTTCAACAATCCCAAGGCTTATCAGTTTCCAGTTCAGCAATATGGACAATAAGCACCGCCGTAGGGATGATTCTGGGAATGCTTACGTTTGGTCAGTTCATGGATCGGTTTGGTACCAAAACAGCATATGGTATCTTCCTCCTAGCATCAGCGGCAGCCGTATTTATTTATTCCTATGCACATGGGGCAGCAGCAGTACTTATTGGTGGGGCCATTGTCGGTTTCTTCTCCAATGGAATGTTTGCTGGTTATGGAGCACTTATTAGTAACTATTATCCTATTCACATAAGAAGTACAGCAACGAATACCATTTTTAACTTTGGTCGCGCAGTCGGTGGTCTATCACCTATATTAGTTGGTTTTATTTTACAGCATTTTGATATGACAGTGGCAATGACATACCTTGCACTGTTATACTGCATCTCATTCGTAGCCATGCTAAGCTTACAGCAGAAAAATAAAAAGAAAGAGCTTGAAATAAAGACTGCCTAA
- a CDS encoding DUF1836 domain-containing protein: MKNLQELLNDMHLNTNMKIEEIPDLDLYMDQVIQLFENKYAPSKRYTEDKILTKTMINNYAKGQLFYPINNKKYSKNHLLLISLIYQMKGTLTINDVKQTLHLLNSKITEEDFDLQQLYSSYLELTEANTETFKKDVVNHEEEVSQLVSKLMDEDEDYLKQLLLVAVFTNMSNFYRRAAERIVDEIGRKETE; this comes from the coding sequence ATGAAAAATTTACAAGAACTACTTAATGATATGCATCTAAATACGAATATGAAGATTGAAGAAATCCCTGATTTGGATTTATATATGGACCAGGTTATACAGTTATTTGAGAATAAATATGCACCTTCGAAACGGTACACTGAGGATAAGATTCTAACTAAGACGATGATTAATAATTATGCAAAAGGGCAGTTATTTTATCCAATTAATAACAAAAAATATTCTAAAAACCATCTGTTGTTAATTAGTTTGATCTATCAGATGAAAGGTACTTTAACCATTAATGATGTTAAGCAAACATTACATTTGTTGAATTCTAAAATAACTGAGGAAGATTTTGACCTTCAACAGCTGTATTCATCTTATTTAGAGTTAACGGAGGCAAATACAGAAACTTTTAAAAAGGATGTAGTTAACCATGAAGAAGAGGTTAGTCAATTGGTATCCAAGTTGATGGATGAGGATGAAGATTATTTGAAGCAACTTTTATTAGTTGCTGTATTTACAAATATGAGTAATTTTTATCGGAGAGCGGCGGAAAGAATAGTCGATGAAATCGGAAGAAAAGAAACAGAATAG
- a CDS encoding LLM class flavin-dependent oxidoreductase: MKLSILDQVPISEGSSPQEALQETVKLAKLGDELGYKRYWIAEHHDMKGLGCPAPDIVLSLIGSQTNNIRIGAGAVLLPHYMPFHVVEKYNLLATLYPNRVDLGIGRAPGGSAEVTMALSANFLENVRKMPDSINDLLHFLNHSFPKDHMFSKVNPTPLPPVSPVPWLLGTSEKSAIQAAEKGLPYAFGHFMADGDGTSIIKKYKQGKKSKEALIAVSVICAETNEEASILAMDSKRWKIEQAKGEGNGVPDGRKTGHLTTEEKRQLASSDSKLIIGDPKQVRKQLEELQRVYEVDEFMILTITHNYEARRRSYKLLAKEFDL; this comes from the coding sequence TTGAAGTTAAGTATTCTTGATCAGGTACCCATATCCGAAGGAAGTTCTCCGCAGGAGGCTTTACAGGAAACCGTAAAACTTGCAAAACTTGGGGATGAACTTGGGTATAAGCGGTACTGGATTGCTGAGCACCATGACATGAAAGGTCTTGGATGTCCTGCCCCCGACATAGTACTAAGCTTAATTGGGAGTCAGACAAATAATATCAGAATTGGTGCTGGAGCAGTATTGCTACCACATTATATGCCTTTCCACGTTGTAGAAAAGTATAATCTGCTAGCCACTTTGTATCCGAATCGTGTTGATTTAGGAATTGGTCGTGCACCAGGCGGATCTGCAGAAGTAACAATGGCATTGTCTGCTAATTTTTTGGAAAATGTACGCAAGATGCCAGATTCAATTAATGATTTGTTACACTTTTTGAATCATAGTTTTCCTAAGGACCACATGTTTTCAAAGGTTAATCCAACACCCTTGCCACCAGTCTCACCAGTTCCATGGTTGCTGGGAACAAGTGAGAAAAGTGCCATTCAAGCAGCTGAAAAAGGTCTTCCATATGCTTTTGGACATTTTATGGCAGATGGAGATGGCACTTCCATTATAAAGAAGTACAAACAAGGGAAGAAAAGTAAAGAGGCACTTATCGCTGTGTCGGTTATTTGCGCTGAAACGAATGAAGAAGCCAGCATATTGGCAATGGATAGTAAACGATGGAAAATAGAACAGGCAAAAGGTGAAGGGAATGGTGTGCCTGACGGTAGGAAAACAGGACATTTAACAACTGAAGAAAAACGACAACTTGCTTCTTCGGACAGCAAATTGATTATCGGTGACCCTAAACAAGTAAGAAAGCAACTGGAAGAGTTACAAAGAGTTTACGAAGTGGATGAATTTATGATTCTTACAATTACACATAATTATGAAGCAAGAAGAAGGTCTTATAAGTTACTGGCCAAAGAATTCGACCTATAA
- a CDS encoding aromatic acid exporter family protein produces the protein MRKIVGGRVIKTGVAIFLTAWICELLDWPPVFAVITAIVSIEPTVSDSIKKGVIRFPASAIGSAYAVFFISIFGNSPLTYTLAAVFTIVTCFRLKLHAGLLVATLTAVAMIEVIHSNFLFSFFIRLGTTTVGLLVSTAVNMFVLPPDYKNDIKNNIQSMAKRTGKIIEKVFRDILEDKHDDQDEIEKEMVAELDKKILQTELLIRFQKDEAKYHPLAASEKQQFQKVQDQIVRLRLIHYHMDNLINSPLKDISWSVEERKIILHAVTELTKALRNPAYYQPEKHQMELQQITEIFWEDNEEITKNSDKHPTKFPPELIILYELVAVYNLVDRFYNIK, from the coding sequence GTGAGGAAAATTGTAGGGGGACGAGTAATTAAAACAGGGGTTGCTATATTTTTAACAGCTTGGATATGTGAGCTACTGGATTGGCCACCAGTATTTGCAGTAATTACAGCAATCGTTTCTATTGAGCCAACAGTATCTGATTCCATCAAAAAGGGAGTTATTCGATTTCCTGCATCAGCAATCGGCTCTGCCTATGCTGTATTCTTTATTTCGATATTCGGTAATTCCCCATTAACTTATACCTTGGCCGCTGTCTTTACGATCGTGACTTGTTTTCGTCTAAAGTTACATGCAGGTTTACTAGTAGCAACATTAACAGCTGTAGCAATGATTGAAGTAATACACAGTAACTTTTTATTTTCTTTTTTCATTCGACTTGGCACAACTACCGTCGGTTTATTAGTTTCAACTGCTGTGAATATGTTTGTGCTACCACCTGACTACAAAAATGATATAAAGAATAACATCCAATCGATGGCAAAGCGTACAGGGAAAATTATTGAGAAAGTATTCAGAGATATTCTAGAAGATAAGCATGATGATCAGGATGAAATAGAAAAGGAAATGGTAGCCGAGTTGGATAAAAAAATCTTACAGACAGAGCTACTTATCAGATTTCAAAAAGATGAAGCTAAATACCATCCGCTAGCTGCAAGTGAAAAACAACAATTCCAAAAAGTTCAAGACCAAATAGTAAGGCTGCGCTTGATTCACTACCATATGGACAATCTAATTAACAGTCCCTTAAAGGATATATCTTGGTCTGTGGAGGAACGGAAGATCATTCTTCATGCTGTTACAGAATTGACCAAAGCATTGAGGAATCCCGCTTATTATCAACCTGAAAAACATCAAATGGAATTACAACAAATCACTGAGATATTCTGGGAGGATAATGAAGAGATTACAAAAAACAGTGACAAGCATCCAACAAAATTTCCACCCGAACTTATTATTCTTTATGAATTAGTTGCGGTTTACAATCTTGTAGATCGATTTTATAACATTAAATAG